A genome region from Chromatiales bacterium includes the following:
- a CDS encoding FecR domain-containing protein, translating into MKTAHRVFLLALIAAADAAVAEDWLYTVRPGDTLWGLARTHLHPQYTHDDLARHNAISVPRHMPPGTRLRIPTTWLKSTAEAARVIAVIGAARYSGGTAPRVDDRIETGSAIVTGPDGRVTVQFVDGAQVTIGPDSEVGFAEISSSSSTGSVDTRLDLRRGRVESLVRPPPGVDSRYRIDTPAAVAAVRGTRFRVQADAGTMSNETLDGTVAVAGAGVEQLVGAGFGTRAVAGEPPAAPRRLLSAPELSTATTVRGSQAVLEWQPLAGAESYRVELARTAWPAGIHTDLMTPATRLEVLALQTGEYDLRVRGVDDIGLNGFDATTRIHVIDGWPVPTLSPPAMDRHQLWIGWSPVVFAPYYEFELARDPQFVERIVHVVQSGTGWTLPRPEPGTYYARVRVHQAYAADGTYGPAQSIAVPPLGWVDQLLRWAEGPPP; encoded by the coding sequence ATGAAAACCGCCCATCGAGTTTTTCTCCTGGCGCTGATCGCAGCTGCGGACGCCGCCGTCGCCGAGGACTGGCTGTACACCGTGCGGCCCGGCGACACCCTGTGGGGTCTGGCGCGCACCCACCTGCATCCGCAATACACCCACGACGACCTGGCCCGGCACAACGCAATCAGCGTGCCGCGGCACATGCCGCCGGGCACGCGCCTGCGCATTCCGACGACCTGGCTGAAGTCCACCGCCGAGGCCGCGCGGGTGATCGCCGTGATCGGTGCGGCCCGTTACTCCGGCGGCACCGCCCCGCGCGTGGACGATCGCATCGAAACTGGCAGCGCCATCGTCACGGGTCCGGACGGGCGGGTGACGGTGCAGTTCGTCGACGGCGCGCAGGTTACGATCGGACCGGACTCCGAGGTCGGCTTTGCGGAGATCAGTTCCAGCAGTTCGACAGGGAGCGTCGACACGCGCTTGGACCTGCGCCGTGGCCGGGTCGAGAGCCTCGTGCGGCCGCCGCCCGGGGTCGATTCGCGCTACCGGATCGACACGCCGGCGGCCGTCGCCGCGGTGCGCGGCACGCGTTTTCGCGTTCAGGCCGACGCCGGCACCATGAGCAACGAGACCCTCGACGGTACCGTTGCGGTGGCCGGCGCGGGCGTGGAGCAGCTGGTCGGCGCGGGATTCGGCACTCGCGCCGTTGCCGGTGAGCCACCGGCGGCGCCGCGCCGTCTGCTGTCGGCGCCCGAACTTTCGACGGCGACGACCGTGCGTGGCAGTCAGGCCGTACTCGAATGGCAGCCGCTGGCCGGCGCCGAGTCCTACCGCGTGGAACTCGCGCGCACGGCCTGGCCGGCCGGCATCCATACCGACCTGATGACGCCGGCGACCCGCCTCGAAGTGCTGGCGTTGCAGACCGGCGAGTACGACCTGCGCGTGCGCGGCGTCGACGACATCGGCCTAAACGGTTTCGACGCGACGACCCGCATCCACGTCATCGACGGCTGGCCGGTGCCGACGCTGTCGCCACCGGCGATGGATCGGCACCAGCTGTGGATTGGCTGGTCGCCGGTCGTGTTTGCCCCGTACTACGAGTTCGAGCTGGCGCGCGATCCGCAGTTCGTCGAGCGCATCGTTCATGTGGTCCAGAGCGGAACCGGGTGGACCCTGCCAAGGCCCGAACCGGGGACCTACTACGCGCGGGTGCGCGTGCATCAGGCCTACGCCGCGGATGGCACCTACGGCCCGGCGCAGTCCATCGCGGTTCCACCGCTCGGCTGGGTCGACCAGCTGCTGCGCTGGGCGGAGGGTCCGCCGCCCTGA
- a CDS encoding response regulator transcription factor has protein sequence MRVAILEDDAAQAELLLGWLSQAGHDCHHHDSGSAFLRALGRDSFDLLILDWGIPDLDGLSVLRAVRERVDPRVPVLFVTGRGRESDIVQALEQGADDYMVKPVRRAELVARLAALVRRSQPDTEPRHPLDYQPYRIDPNDHTVAVRGEPVTLTQKEFELAHFLFCNAGRLLSRGHILEHVWSTRADLNTRTVDTHISRIRNKLDIGPSNGWRLTAVYQHGYRLERLAGVEAAE, from the coding sequence GTGCGAGTAGCCATCCTCGAAGACGATGCGGCCCAGGCCGAGTTGCTGCTCGGCTGGCTGTCCCAGGCCGGTCATGACTGCCACCACCACGACTCTGGCAGTGCGTTTCTGCGCGCGCTCGGACGCGATTCATTCGACCTGCTCATTCTGGACTGGGGCATTCCCGATCTCGATGGTCTGAGCGTGCTGCGTGCCGTGCGCGAGCGTGTCGACCCGCGCGTGCCCGTGCTGTTCGTGACCGGACGTGGACGCGAGAGCGACATCGTGCAGGCGCTCGAGCAGGGCGCGGACGACTACATGGTCAAGCCCGTGCGCAGGGCGGAACTCGTCGCGCGGCTCGCCGCGTTGGTACGCCGCAGTCAGCCGGACACCGAACCGCGTCACCCGCTGGACTACCAGCCGTACCGGATCGACCCGAACGACCACACGGTGGCGGTGCGAGGCGAGCCCGTCACACTGACGCAGAAGGAGTTCGAACTCGCGCACTTCCTGTTCTGCAACGCCGGGCGGTTGCTGTCGCGCGGGCACATACTCGAGCACGTCTGGAGCACGCGCGCGGACCTCAACACCCGCACGGTGGACACACACATCTCGCGCATCCGCAACAAGCTGGATATCGGTCCGAGCAACGGCTGGCGTCTGACGGCGGTGTATCAGCACGGCTACCGTCTGGAGCGCCTCGCGGGGGTCGAGGCAGCGGAATGA
- a CDS encoding AAA family ATPase, translated as MTQQPRIVTLRERLSSEIVGQTALLDRLVIGLLTRGHILVEGLPGLAKTTAVKTLASAITAEFCRVQFTPDLLPADLTGGEIYDPGSGHVEFRAGPLFHEILLADEINRAPAKVQSALLEAMQEHQVTAGGATHRLPDLFMVMATQNPIEQAGTYPLPEAQLDRFLLHVRIDYPDAGDELEILRRGRASFAKPATGMPAVIGVESVLAARAEVAAVHIEPALEQYIVTLTRATRAPGRSVPALSDSVEVGASPRAALALAQAALAMAYLRGRDYVIPDDIIDLAPDALRHRVIPSMSARMAGLDADAIVAQLLEVIEVP; from the coding sequence ATGACCCAACAACCCCGCATCGTCACGCTGCGCGAGCGGCTGTCGTCCGAGATCGTCGGCCAGACCGCCCTGCTGGACCGCCTGGTCATCGGTCTTCTCACCCGCGGTCACATCCTCGTGGAAGGCCTGCCGGGTCTCGCCAAGACCACTGCCGTCAAGACGCTCGCCAGCGCGATCACCGCGGAGTTCTGTCGCGTGCAGTTCACCCCGGACCTGCTGCCGGCCGATCTGACCGGCGGCGAAATCTATGACCCGGGCAGCGGCCATGTGGAGTTCCGCGCCGGGCCGCTGTTTCACGAGATCCTGCTCGCCGACGAGATCAACCGCGCACCGGCGAAGGTGCAATCCGCCCTACTCGAAGCCATGCAGGAGCATCAGGTCACCGCCGGTGGCGCGACGCACCGTCTGCCGGACCTGTTCATGGTCATGGCAACCCAGAACCCGATCGAGCAGGCCGGCACCTATCCGCTGCCCGAGGCGCAGCTGGATCGATTCCTGTTGCACGTGCGCATCGACTATCCGGACGCCGGCGACGAACTCGAGATCCTGCGCCGCGGCCGCGCGAGCTTTGCCAAACCCGCCACCGGCATGCCGGCCGTCATCGGAGTGGAAAGCGTGCTCGCTGCGCGCGCCGAGGTCGCCGCCGTGCACATCGAGCCCGCGCTGGAGCAGTACATCGTCACGCTCACCCGCGCGACCCGCGCACCGGGCCGGTCTGTGCCGGCCCTGTCCGACAGCGTGGAAGTCGGCGCATCACCGCGCGCCGCGCTCGCACTCGCGCAGGCCGCGCTGGCGATGGCCTATCTGCGCGGGCGCGACTACGTGATCCCGGACGACATCATCGATCTCGCACCGGATGCCCTGCGCCATCGCGTGATCCCGTCCATGAGTGCGCGCATGGCAGGCCTGGATGCCGACGCAATCGTGGCGCAGCTGCTTGAAGTCATCGAAGTGCCTTGA
- a CDS encoding polyphosphate kinase 2 family protein, with the protein MVIEPVESRHLVPFDGAFRLDGISTRPPDGAAEGKSLKKRLNKIVDGLDEWQRRLYAADTHAVLLVFQAMDAAGKDSTIRAVLRGIDPAGCQVFSFKQPSKEELDHDFLWRTARCLPEKGRVGVFNRSYYEEVLVVRVHPEFLGGQRIDVPNDLDALWEQRYTSIREHERHLAANGTLILKFWLNVSYEEQRRRFLSRLEEPEKNWKFAVGDVKERARWNDYMQAYEAALAATSRPWAPWYAIPADDKPYMRWKVAAIVRKAFARLAPAYPTVAEDERVRFDEMRTLLESQA; encoded by the coding sequence ATGGTGATCGAACCGGTCGAATCCCGCCACCTCGTGCCGTTTGACGGTGCGTTCAGGCTTGACGGCATTTCCACCCGCCCGCCGGACGGCGCGGCCGAGGGGAAATCGCTGAAGAAACGCCTGAACAAGATCGTCGACGGCCTGGACGAGTGGCAGCGGCGGCTGTACGCGGCCGACACCCACGCGGTGCTGCTCGTCTTCCAGGCCATGGACGCCGCCGGCAAGGACAGCACGATCCGCGCGGTCCTGCGCGGGATCGATCCGGCCGGCTGCCAGGTGTTCTCGTTCAAGCAGCCGTCAAAGGAGGAACTCGACCACGACTTTCTCTGGCGCACTGCGCGCTGCCTGCCGGAGAAGGGGCGTGTCGGCGTGTTCAACCGAAGTTATTACGAGGAGGTGCTCGTCGTCCGCGTGCATCCGGAGTTCCTCGGTGGCCAGCGCATTGATGTGCCGAACGATCTCGACGCGCTCTGGGAGCAGCGCTACACCTCGATTCGTGAACACGAGCGGCACCTCGCTGCGAACGGCACGCTGATCCTGAAGTTCTGGCTGAACGTTTCCTACGAGGAACAGCGCCGGCGATTCCTGTCCAGACTCGAAGAGCCGGAAAAAAACTGGAAGTTCGCAGTCGGTGATGTGAAGGAGCGCGCGCGCTGGAACGACTACATGCAGGCCTATGAGGCTGCGCTGGCGGCGACCTCGCGCCCGTGGGCGCCGTGGTATGCCATCCCGGCCGACGACAAGCCGTACATGCGCTGGAAGGTCGCCGCGATCGTGCGGAAGGCCTTTGCCCGGCTGGCGCCTGCGTATCCGACGGTCGCCGAGGACGAGCGCGTGCGCTTCGACGAGATGCGGACCCTGCTGGAGTCGCAGGCCTGA
- a CDS encoding pseudouridine synthase — MLAETPARRVLLLNKPFGVLCQFTDPNGRATLADFVQAPGVYAAGRLDRDSEGLLVLTDDGALQHRLADPRHKLWKTYLVQVEGEPSDHALEQLRAGVDLSDGPTRRARAVRIAPPGLWPRDPPVRFRRNIPTAWIELAIREGRNRQIRRMTAAVGLPTLRLVRTAVGPYRLGDLAPGQWCLAPD; from the coding sequence ATGCTAGCGGAAACCCCCGCGCGGCGCGTGCTGCTGCTGAACAAGCCCTTCGGCGTGCTCTGCCAGTTCACGGACCCCAACGGGCGGGCGACGCTGGCGGACTTTGTGCAGGCGCCCGGCGTCTACGCCGCAGGGCGGCTGGACCGCGACAGCGAAGGGCTGCTCGTACTGACCGACGACGGTGCCCTGCAGCACCGGCTGGCCGATCCACGCCACAAGCTGTGGAAGACTTATCTGGTGCAGGTCGAGGGCGAGCCGTCAGACCATGCGCTGGAGCAACTCCGCGCTGGAGTGGACCTCAGCGACGGCCCCACTCGCCGGGCACGTGCAGTGCGGATCGCGCCGCCCGGCCTGTGGCCCCGGGACCCGCCGGTGCGGTTCCGGCGCAATATCCCGACCGCGTGGATCGAGCTGGCGATCCGCGAGGGTCGCAACCGTCAGATTCGGCGCATGACGGCTGCGGTCGGTCTGCCGACCCTGCGCCTGGTGCGAACCGCGGTGGGCCCGTACCGGCTCGGCGACCTGGCGCCCGGGCAATGGTGCCTTGCGCCCGACTGA
- a CDS encoding NUDIX hydrolase, whose translation MSHSEIWKPNVVVAAIVEREGRFLIVEEYADSDQLVRNQPAGHLDAGETLLDAVVRETREETAWRFTPQALVGVYRLETRAFGGTTYLRFCFCGAVDQHDPVQPLDDGVQRAVWLSREELAARPEMLRSQLVLRCIDDFRAGRRYPLELIADFPLAD comes from the coding sequence ATGAGTCATTCCGAAATCTGGAAACCCAATGTCGTCGTGGCGGCCATCGTCGAACGCGAGGGTCGATTCCTGATCGTCGAGGAATACGCCGACAGCGACCAGCTCGTGCGCAATCAGCCTGCGGGCCATCTGGACGCGGGTGAGACCCTGCTCGACGCCGTGGTGCGCGAGACGCGCGAAGAGACCGCATGGCGTTTCACCCCGCAGGCACTGGTCGGCGTCTACCGGCTGGAGACGCGCGCGTTTGGCGGCACGACCTACCTGCGATTCTGTTTCTGCGGTGCAGTCGACCAACACGACCCGGTCCAGCCGCTCGACGACGGCGTGCAGCGCGCGGTGTGGCTATCGCGCGAGGAACTCGCCGCGCGCCCCGAGATGCTGCGCAGCCAGCTTGTGCTGCGTTGTATCGATGATTTTCGCGCCGGCCGACGCTATCCGCTGGAGCTGATTGCAGACTTTCCGCTGGCGGACTGA
- the mnmA gene encoding tRNA 2-thiouridine(34) synthase MnmA — MNAVREPITVGLSGGVDSAVAALRLLEAGHPVDALFMKNWEEDDDAEYCAAAQDLADAKAVAAHLGIELNAVNFASEYWDRVFENFLHEYRAGRTPNPDILCNREIKFRAFLDHALSRGAAAIATGHYARIEMRDGRAELHRGRDEDKDQTYFLHTLDADVLARARFPLGELTKPGVRAIARAAGLPNHDRRDSTGICFIGERRFADFLGRYVERAPGPIETVDGAVIGEHAGLAFYTLGQRQGLGVGGVAGAREAAWYVVAKEPARNALIVAQQHDHPRLMHTRLTTDPAHWIDGTAPDVEFRASARIRHRQPLQACVVHAGNPDGRLDVAFDAPQRAATPGQSVVFYAGTRCLGGAVIDRVP; from the coding sequence CTGAACGCCGTGCGAGAACCGATCACAGTGGGGCTGTCAGGTGGGGTGGACTCCGCCGTCGCCGCGCTGCGGTTGCTCGAAGCCGGCCACCCCGTCGACGCGCTGTTCATGAAGAACTGGGAGGAAGACGACGATGCGGAATATTGCGCGGCCGCCCAGGATCTCGCGGATGCGAAGGCGGTGGCGGCACACCTCGGCATCGAGCTGAACGCGGTCAATTTCGCCAGCGAATACTGGGACCGCGTGTTCGAGAACTTCCTGCACGAGTACCGCGCCGGCCGCACGCCGAACCCGGACATCCTGTGCAACCGCGAGATCAAGTTTCGCGCCTTTCTCGACCATGCGCTCTCGCGCGGCGCGGCCGCCATCGCAACGGGTCACTACGCGCGCATCGAAATGCGCGACGGACGGGCCGAACTGCATCGCGGCCGCGACGAAGACAAGGACCAGACCTATTTCCTGCACACGCTCGACGCCGACGTGCTCGCGCGTGCACGCTTTCCGCTTGGCGAACTCACCAAGCCCGGAGTGCGGGCCATCGCGCGCGCTGCGGGCCTACCCAATCACGACCGCAGGGACTCCACCGGCATCTGCTTTATTGGAGAACGCCGGTTCGCGGATTTTCTCGGCCGCTATGTCGAACGCGCGCCGGGGCCGATCGAAACGGTGGACGGAGCGGTGATCGGCGAACACGCCGGGCTTGCGTTCTACACCCTGGGTCAGCGTCAGGGGCTGGGCGTGGGCGGCGTCGCCGGCGCCCGCGAGGCGGCCTGGTACGTGGTCGCAAAGGAGCCGGCACGCAATGCGCTGATCGTGGCGCAGCAGCATGACCATCCGCGCCTGATGCACACACGGCTCACGACCGACCCTGCGCACTGGATCGACGGTACTGCGCCAGACGTGGAGTTTCGCGCCAGCGCACGCATCCGCCACCGTCAACCGCTGCAGGCCTGCGTCGTTCACGCGGGCAATCCGGACGGCCGGCTGGACGTCGCGTTCGACGCACCGCAACGCGCGGCGACGCCCGGGCAGTCCGTCGTGTTCTACGCCGGCACACGTTGTCTGGGTGGCGCGGTCATCGACCGGGTGCCCTGA